Part of the Hevea brasiliensis isolate MT/VB/25A 57/8 chromosome 16, ASM3005281v1, whole genome shotgun sequence genome is shown below.
gtggtcaaaggaccaaatctgagtagcacagacatatgataacacgatagagactctgaaagatatagttagcaagtacagctattatgttaggaaaaagaatggaactagggatagaatagtcaagttctattttgggtaagacaaagaaaataaatgaaaggacaacctaaagagcgcataataaaaggaacaaagttaagatataggaaaggctaagtgttattcttggcaaggagaatgacaaggatggaaaacccaaaatgggaccacattagtgagaaaagtgatggaggtatggaatacaataataatgagtaaatgttagaaggtgtgcgatggtattgcagactacctaaataggtagagaaagagaagttagtaagcagtaagttgaataaaagtcagtctaagggatcaaataggtatgatgagaggaaaagaatgatagataatgacacataggttttaggttagacttttgagatagtgagaaggtagttagaggttcgttatgaatgtcaggcaaacatttttagtgtgatcaatgtaatcactttgtagtgaagcaataacgatgtgacaatagtaggggtagaatgaaaagtgacaagtctggatggttataaatcactagaaagttcaaggatcaaattaatgaccctagataagggtggaattagtgttagaagaatttattagtgagagaaatctttcaggaatcaacaaaagttaagggcacaataaaaaacgatgatagatatgaatcataggtcgagtataagtaaagttaataaattataaaatattatgtcaagaaggaaaatggtacggtaaagggttcatacagatgataccttataggtagagcataattgtgctaggagatgatgaaatttggagagaaagaccaagaaacttaggtgaaacgttataatatgacaatcgggtgtagttgaatataagaggatattttctttcttttcaagtttagcttgtgcttttggttctagaaggttatataaggaatgtaaaccgagtcaaggagacctagttattgagagtttggtaggcacaaattcatacataatttcctgatatgagaatgacagtaagtgcatacctagtattaagtatgaaaggacaaacatagtaatgacaggagttaaattgagttagccactaaggcttgcaactgttttaaactatgagctagaggaaatagtaattgtggatgagtttcaatagatgaaattattgctaatgggtaatttgaggttgaagtttggaaagttgtgggcgatatgtgattatattaaaaagaataaacacatgaagtatcttatttagaattaaggcatgacacacatttcccacagccgtgttagttcagatggaacttatagtttctggagctcctatccatccaggatgagcaatttcctactaaggctggtagggaatgataatgttctgatagttaagttgggaaaggggttacaaaaacgaattttctatggttaattataagtgttacaaaaggtgaagaatgtgctggcagGAGTAAGCCGTAAGGTTAGAATtttcgaagtaatggaactagtaatcaagataagactaagaaataaaaagaaagttaaagttgatgatgggatagacgtctttgaaggaaaaggtgtaaggatgagataggactaaaattaaggaataaatacagcaggttgaaaagataccaacaataccaaaaaataggaaaagggaagtggataagatgcaaaggacaggaagagagctcgatagagtcagttataatgacgaggataaggagtgtctaaccactgcccctgtgttaacactacctatgagcggtgaaggatacaccgtgtactgtgacgcctccagagttggcctagggtgtgttttgatgcggaatggaaaagtagtggcttatgcttcaaggcagctgaagaggcatgagcagaactatcccacccatgatttggaaatggcggttgtagtctttgcactaaaaatctggagacactacctgtatggtgaagtgtgcgagatatacaccgaccataagagtttgaagtacatcttccaacagagggatttaaacttgagacagaggagatggatggagcttctggaagactatgattgcaccatccagtaccaccctgggaaggccaatgtagtagcagatgctttaagcagaaaatcttctggcagtttggctcacatttcagcagagaagagaccgttgattcaggaagtacataagttgatggatcaaggtttaatcctagatctttcagatgagggggtattgttggctcatttttcaatgaggccagacttgcaggacagagttagagtttcccagcacagagaccaacaattaatgaagatcatagaaagagtacaaagaaggtgaaggtggtgagtttggatttgccaatgatggtgccctagtgcaaggttctaggatatgtgtgcccgatgtggacaatctcagagatgaaatcatgcgagaggcacactatacactgtacaatgtccacccaggctccaccaagatgtaccatgatgtgaaagatagctattggtggaatggcatgaagagagacatagcagactttgtgtccaagtgcttgacttgtcagaaggtgaagtttgaacacggtAGATcggggaagttgcaagagctcctatcccgagaatggaagtgggaaatgatttctatggattttgtggtaggttgcctcgtaccatgcgaggttatgattcgatatgggtaattgtagaccgcctaaccaatcagctcatttcttgcctcgtgaagactacatattctcgcTGCACAAGACGCCCGACTCTATATTTGAGAAatcgtcagattgcatggagttccagcttccataatatctgacagggggccccagttcacttctcaattttggagaaagttgcaggaggcacttggcacacagttgaacttcagtacggctttccaccctcgcatgcacggacaaattgaaggacaatccaaacactggaagacatgcttcgcatgagtgttttggattttggaggtcaatgggatgatcagctagctttggtggagtttgcctacaacaacagttaccattccagcatagggatggtaccctatgaggcactatatagaagaaagtgtaggtctcctctgtgttggacagaaatgggagaagcgaaggtgcatgatgtagacctagtgcagtacacttcagagatagttcctttaatcagggaacgattgaaaacagctttcagtaggcagaagagttatgcagaccccagacggagggatatggagtttgcagtaggcgactatgtattcctgaaggtttctccgatgaagggagtcatgagatttggaaagaagggcaagttggcacctccgtatattggaccttttgaggttactgatagagttggagcagttgcctaccggttggagctaccacccaacctttctcatgttcatcccgtgtttcacatctccatgctcaggaaatacattccagatccttctcatgtactacaaccagatgtaatagagctaaaagagaacttgacatttgaggagcaacctgtagccatagtggactaccaagtgagacagctaagatcaaaacagatccctatggttaaggttttgtggaggagccagtcagtggaagagtgcacctgggagtcagaacgggacatgcgtagcaagtacccttatctgttcaatgtgtaatcatgtactttattctgccttgtgtaaaattcaaggatgaattttctgtaaggggggaagaatgtaacacccctgatttttttatatattattattgggcttcgtgtaggtatcctcaattcgcggaaattcgacagttgtccggatctgtgaatttccggccagacagaccagctaccggaaaagtctccgaattggatcgagattttggctaccccaccattgttaggcatcctgagcacgttcccgaagtcggaatcggcaaaggtaaacccgaaccttgttttttcataattttctagtgcttaaataggattaaaaatccataaaatattcgtggtagcttagaaaattatgattctttttgcaatagcttagtaatattgctaaggaccgcggggcaaagttttagaatttttagagcttatttgggcagtttttgcaaaaatggtcaattataaggattaaattaaaatattacatactgtgatggatgattgatttgatgggcccaggaggggctgtgtgatatgattgagctgtggacaTATGgactgtgaatatagaagtgtgttttgagcccttttgcaggttgggtaggtcctaggtataggggagactctgccggattttcggcacgacttaggacgtattggtctttttctttgtttgtattgagtcaaatttattaaatgattgtaataaaattgtcaggtgagccgggacagcctccttcctccgcccagccaccacagtgattgtcgtcaagtctgtgagtaaaatattaattttaattgtaatttcgatattattatatgttcagtctgcccatgcatcacttatatgcatatatttatgcagttaaactctaggcacgatttatgatgcattgataactgttaaagtgccatgatgttgttgtggtaatttggagcagtgtgcgtgcgttggcgtgcgtgtgatgtggtgtggactatggataggacgggtagtcacggcttgagttcttcgctgggacccgatccttcgaggggtagtcacggcttgagttcttcgctgggaccctcgatttggttattaagtggaagtccgaaatgagttcttcacggcaccagttggatttaagagagtcagatagggatcggctcccatatattatgattgatgctacagggtgcgtgagtgctccaaattacctttttgatgctatgatatgaatttattgctgatgttgcatttcattccacaggttgcattagttttagatagttatagagattatggttaaaattgatattttactctctgagtcgaacgctcactcctgttcaatatttttttcaggctacaggaggattttatttttggttaatctgcttttctccttcgcaggttgtttatcaatatttgtgtaattttatttactcctagaatttccgcatgtgttagaagtatttatttgattatggtctgtaatattattatcatgttggacttgtaaacgtataatgatatgtatgtttgatggattggatgagggagctgagctcccatttatctttatgaggatatgagtatgtggagggtgagctgagctccccaattgagtatttattatgtttataggtcgggtgagtcgaaaactccccgttgaaaagtccattttatggccggactctgtccgtttggtttcttgaaattgggcccaaatgggccttagagttgggttaatgaacagttaggcttactacgggcctcgggggctttaggctggcccaggtcctagtgccggtccggcccataggttgggtcgtgacaatacatggcactttcacagttatgaatgcaacataaatcgtgcctaaagtttatctacatagatatatgcatataagtgatgcatgtgcatgcttgaacatataataatagtgaaattacaattaaaattaatattttactcacagacttgacaacggtcactatggcggctgagcggaggaagaaggctgtcccggctcacctgacaattacattacaattatttaatacaaatgactcaatacaaattaagaaaagaccaagtccgtcctaagtcgtgccgaaaatccggcagagtctcccctatacctaggacctacccaacctgcaaaatggctcaaaacacacttctatattcacaatccatatatccacaactcaatcacatcacacagcccctcctggacccatcaaatcagtcatctatcacaatatgtaaaatatcaatttagtccttataattgatcatttttgcaaaaattacccaaacaagctctaaaaattctaaaactttgccccgcggtctttagcaatattactaggctattgcaaaaagaatcataattttctgagctaccatgaatattttatgaatttttaatcctatttaagcactagaaaattaggaaaaagcaaggttcgggtttacctttgccgattccgacttctggAACGCGCTCGGaacatctgacaatgggggggtagccaaaacctcggtccaattcggagacttttccggtaacgggtctgtctggccggaaattcaaagacctggtcaactgtcgaatttcctcgaattgaggatacctacacgaagcccacaacacgggggttagtacataaattttttagaattttctaagctcatttaatgctcggaaagacactgcgaagttccgtgggacccatcgaaaaatggtgtcggaaaaattcgaaatttatgtcgccgcgaagctctcgacaagtggagcgctttggtactctcggttttctcgtgggattcacggtttgcgagaaatctagcccgaaagtcaaaatgggctaaaacttcccaggaaaaaattggacaaaccactcgatggatttcggtgttcttggtgtctatggaaagctctcgacaagtagatgagtttagatacaagacccggttcgattggtggccggatcggccggattttggccgggaaggtgaacggtcgcgcgcgctgcgcgtcgcttctggagccgttttccagcgttccaggcggcggccggccgtgggggagggttgaggcggcgcgccggcgaggtggggaggcaggggaggtggcggcgcggcaagggaaggagggaggagagagaaaagagagagagaaggggagaaggtcggacgcgcgcggggaagggaagaagaaaaagaaaaggccggtccgattcgaccggtgtcgattcgaccggttcgattcaggatacaaaatttttgaatttttactctgcctagggaccgaaaacgagatccaaaaattctgaaaaaatttcataaaactcagaaaaattcgtagattccaaatatatttttagttttaccacgtggtctttaaattaatttttaaaaatcatcaaagtttatattttcggaaaatcgaacccgatttttaaaatccaaaaaatctcaaataatttcttaaaatttaaataaaattaaaatatcaataatactcataaaataataaaatttaaaattttggggtgttacaagttaCTTAACTTCAatctattaaaataaaatatcttaattttaattttattttaaaaaagtcccattaatatataataataggTTTTCagattcatttttttctttttaaatcaatactaaattaatatttaattaaaataaatttataaattattattttttattttttatataaagctAAAATActgagaaaatatatttttttattattattataggatattaaaaaaataaattttaattaataataaacaacttatatataattaataatttaattaataaatttaattaaaatgaaattattacATTAGTAGTAATtagtaattaatttaatcataaaaataagaaagaaaaaaaaataaaataaaagaataattttatttttttaacttaaaaacttattattacaaatagaagaatttttctaaaataaattaaaattaaaagattttattttaataatttaaaattaaataactaaaataaaataatcacatAAATTAAGTAACAGTTGATATAATTTACCCTAAAATTACAAAGATTTTAAAAGTAGACCACTAGCCATAGAGGTTGAAAACTTCATATGCTAATAGTAATTATGGATAACAGCTAAATAATATATAATCACAATATCACATAATATATAATCACATGCTTACTCCTTtacccaataataataataattataataataatatgctTACTCTAAATGAGATAAATTCCATTACTCCTCCAAAAATTACACAATTTGAGAGGTTGGATACTTGAGGAGTTTCGTGCACACGTGTTGATTTTCATACGTGCCAGTTTCTTTGTTAGCATTTTTGTTTTCTGTTAGCCATTTCTTTGTTAGCATTTTGTTTGAACTCCAAAATAGATAAAACTATAGGTTGAAACGACTAGAATTTCTAGTTAGTATAACAATAATTTGAGCTTCAATGAAGGAAGAATACAATTCTGAAATTATCAtgctattattataattttatataaaaaaatttaaaataaattatttaaataaaatataatgacaattattttaattttaaggaCCTAACCGTGTTAATAAAATATTTGATTTGGTCATCTAGCGAAAATACGTTTTAATCGGTGATAATATATTACAATTTCACTTTATGATTTTTATATAAATCATATCTGAAAACCATTAAATTTTGATATCATAAAATCTATATTTTTGACTCTTAtccaaataacaaaataaaatatttaataattttatgataaaaaagaaaaaaaaaatcaaattctcTTAAATAGCAGCAAGTGAGACACATATCGTTTAAAGAGACACATTATTAccattatctttttttttcttttaattttttttaattaacatttGAGTAATTTATTATGAAAATCAACATTCTAATTGGTATAATCGGAGTATTGcacaaaaataaaagaaattattaaataatagataattttatataaaaataattacatgcaaataataaatcaattaaaatatgaaaaataattctcataaaattaagttttatccttatcttaaagactttttttttttctagagaAATTGTACTGTGACTTTGCACAGTCCAATGACATATATACATACCCAACTCCCCTTTCCCGCACATATTATgtaatgaaaaaaatatatacaaattTTGATGAAAAATTAAGCACCACAATAAtccaattttttttatatagcaCATAAAATGTAATACCACATAAATCCTTTCAGCATCACATGGCGGTATCAtggcctttatatatatatatatatatatatatatatatatatatatatatatatatgaaaaatgaCATGATAACGTTTATcacatgataattttttttttgttaaaatattatttatcacaatttttttattatttttattatttttaattattttctttgtcataattttcttttaaaaaatgtaTTGTTTTCTTATAATATCTTAATACTGTAACATCTGTTGATAAAAAATTTAGTtcatatttgattaattaatacaTTCACccgcaaaaattaaaatttctactAATTTTCATCAGTAAAacacaaaattatttttttatacaaattagtcatttttaatttttgttttcatAAGCTAAATTTCGGTGCAACTTCCTACAACTAAAAACTTTTTAATATAGTTTtgcaattaattaaaaataagatatagagctttTTTATTGAGCTAATACTTAAAAATTTTAGCTAATccctattataaaaaaaaaataagagtgacctgagataaaataaaaattaagtaattttattggtcaaaattaaatttaaataattatattaaaagttaTCAATAAGTTCAACTGTATGGATGGTCGGTCTAGAAAAGGCTaacatttattcatttatttatttctttgttTGGAAGTTTCATCACTTGAAAGACTCGCGTAGCTTAGGTAGCCTTGCCCTATAAGAAGGAGGGCATCGGAAAGTAAGCTGATGTGCAGCACATACAGATCACTACCAATAACATTACATTATAATCAAATTAATACTTGCTAAAAGGAGAGAAACCCAACTCACCATAAGCAATTCCATCTCGTGGTTTGGCATTTTTACTGATAATTTATAACCATAATGGCTTCTTCTCTACCTTCTTGCACAATACTGTTCAAGCCTGCATCTCTCAATTTGATCAGTACTCGTCAAGCGCTGCAAGTTAGAGCCCGGAGCTTTAGAGATGAAGGTACATATCCCCGCATCCATTTGGCTATACATATTCAAGTTGtacatatctatatatatatatggtgttTTCACCACCTTTGATGTGCTTTAGCTAAAGTACAGGATTTTTGCTTGTCTAGGGATTTCGGGTGACATGGTTGAAGCGAATTTGAGGGTTCTGAGAGAGAGGATAGAGGAAGTTAAGAACAAGGAAAGACTTGAGAGGTGTTGCAGATGTGAGTATGGATGGAATTATCCATCTGGGTATAATTACAAGCTGAAGAAACAAGTGGGTTTATCTCAGGTTTTTGATCTTATAGGATTGGTTTGCAGAACTATTGGTTTCACCTGTGTTAGTGGTTCTTTGATTCTTGTTCTTGTTTCTCTCATAGTTCATTTGAATCAATGATGAGGGTGATTATTTGTGCATTTTATTCCTATTGTATAAATCATCATCGACCGACACTTGAGCTACTGTAATTTTCAAGATTATTTAGAAgttcataattaattatttagtttaatgGCATCTGCCCCTTGCTTAAGAAATAAGGTTCAGACGGCCGGGTTCTGACTTTTAAGTATGGctgaagaaaatgaggaaaaagaaaaagcttatttTGTTTTGCCAAATGTAACTTTCGGGCAGATCATAGAGAAAGGCTGATGCTGTGGAAAgccataaataaatatataatggtTTGCCAAATCTGTAAGGAAAGAAGTTGAAAAGCTTCCCTCCAAATGACACCAAATTATTACAAGTGGGTATTCATCTTTCTCTTAAAagaattcaaaatttattttgctTCCATCCATCCCTTCCTATATTATATTCATTTCAATTACAGGATGAATAAGCCATGATAGATATATTCCATTAGTAATTACTtaagatatataattaatttgtaaattaatttattgatCCCATATTTAGCAGCCAGTGAATTTGTTGTTGACCCCAGAATTAGCCGTCTTAATTAATTAGATAGTCAATTTTTTAAACTACAATGTACTAAGACATGTCCAAGTTCCTGACCAATTCGGAGAAGAACTAATTTTCAAGaacttaaatattataaaatgaaTTGTTATGCGCTCAACCAAGaagtttgaaaaattgaaagCACCATAAAACTAAAACACACAAGAGAAAGAGTCTTATTTTAATTGCAGAATTGTTATCTTCCATGCTGGATTACAGCAACccagttttttttattttttaatagaaaatCTAGGGATGGCATGTATTTTGTTTGACGCTGTGGGCTTATTTGACCTAATATTAGCCGTTAATCAAATGATATAAACAAAATTGTCCTCTTCGTTGTCTTCTTATACATCTTCGTCAAACAGGAGCAACTATagattgaaccgatggaaacttggCAGTTAGAACTCTTCCTTCGGTTAGACTCcacgaaaggaaaaaaaaaaaaaaaaaaaaggtttcagCAAATTCCGAGAGAAGTGACATGAGAAGAAGTGTGATTTTCAAACCTTCAATCGGTGCTTTTGTACGATTTGAGCAAAGAAGCAACTCTTCTTCCTTGGATCTTACTCTATAGGCTCCATTTGGATGTGTAAGAATtaaggaaaataattttaatttatattaatgggatttataaaataaattttttaataactataaaattatataaaaaaaaattaatttaacaatgctgatattatttttaaatctgtgaatttttgaatttaaacTATAATTGAATTTAATATTGATCGAATAAACATAAAACTCCATTGATTCacctccataaaaaaaaaattataattaaatctttAAGATATAGCAAAACTCACAGATTAATTTcagatttatttttaaataataatttaattcttaaatttaaatttaatttctgctgttaattactttttaatttaaaataatttaatctttataattttattttattagtaaaatAATCCTCATATTTTAGGtttaagtaattatttatttcatatttaaatgattatattcaaaaaactattttattaataaaaaaaactttaatccctaaattgttttaaattaaaaattagttgataaaattaattatcaATTTAAAATGTAAGactaatttattaatgaaattaaactttTAGCAATAAATTATTACTCAAAAATAAATCAAGATTAACTTATGAATTTTAACTTCGCCTAAGTAATTTgtacttagccggtcccaagccctgATAAagaaggagggttgcggtaggtgacaactagcgtaaaaatttcgtcataccctatgatatggattcaaatgatataaacgttgggacgTCCTCTACTTATGACACGCTACATCAGAGcctgggtgtagtgagaaatatgcaagggtatagggcgttcaccgaaagcgacacgCCATGCCAGCgctcgggtgtggtgttaaatgagcaagggttcccacatcatagaCGGGTGGTAAagaagtgaaggagcggaagcatggtaattggagcattgaatttcaaaatttttcttctagggtttcatgcatcatgccacatctcttatgtgcctaattaatttcaatactcaattgcatattaaaacacttttaatatgtattaggattttcatttgccatttaagattgtgaattaacaaattaattcaattaaaccctaatttgataGAGgaatttggacactaacctctttgatgcgctatggatgcaattgacacctttaggaaactcctaggaccccaagttttgtccctctagcttgtccacaccaagatcacccccaattttgcttctcaatccttgccaaccaattataatttggggttttacttttagagaggttatatatatatataagacactagaaataatttctagcaattttaattcaaagggaatggagtgattctctttgaattgatgagaaagcaagaagaggagacGGAGAGAATGGGCTGCCGCCACTTTTGGAGAAGGAAGAAGAATgatttgtttcttctttctttcccttttataattaggtcaaataatcacttaaaccctttgctacACGTCACtatcacattgcatcttatttttaattgacttaatctcattaagccaagtgtcaaagctagacttaatcttgactttgatcatcttgcatgataggaagacaaatggtaaACTTATATGATGTaatgtgtcaccatctcttggtgccacatgtcaccatgtgaaatgaccaaattactcttatattttaattttgagttctcaacccaaaatcattataatagattccatcttgatcaacacctacctccatatataactaataggagtcatcacatgcccatatacccatacacagtataagtatgaaa
Proteins encoded:
- the LOC110658969 gene encoding uncharacterized protein LOC110658969, coding for MASSLPSCTILFKPASLNLISTRQALQVRARSFRDEGISGDMVEANLRVLRERIEEVKNKERLERCCRCEYGWNYPSGYNYKLKKQVGLSQVFDLIGLVCRTIGFTCVSGSLILVLVSLIVHLNQ